A section of the Hydrogenobacter hydrogenophilus genome encodes:
- a CDS encoding DUF167 domain-containing protein, whose amino-acid sequence MILEVRAKAKAKKEYVKTITQNVYEVAVKEPPHRGKANERIVELLSAHLGVSKNRIKLIKGASSKIKLFQIDL is encoded by the coding sequence ATGATCCTTGAAGTAAGAGCCAAAGCTAAGGCAAAAAAGGAGTATGTAAAAACTATCACTCAAAATGTCTACGAAGTTGCTGTCAAAGAACCTCCTCATAGAGGGAAGGCTAACGAGAGAATAGTAGAGCTTCTTTCTGCACACTTGGGAGTTTCAAAAAACAGGATAAAACTTATAAAAGGGGCAAGTTCCAAGATTAAACTTTTTCAAATAGATCTATAA
- a CDS encoding DUF190 domain-containing protein — MKSVKLYEMKKVEIVVRGEDLDFVLDLLDRAGATGYTIIHNLSGKGSHGFHEGHLLFNEEDTLVMVISVMPENLVEAVLEGITPFLNKHSGVVFVSSVMVSRVGKFGDVPTSAGGGS, encoded by the coding sequence ATGAAAAGCGTAAAACTTTACGAGATGAAGAAGGTAGAAATAGTTGTTAGAGGAGAGGACTTAGACTTTGTACTGGATCTGCTTGATAGAGCTGGTGCTACTGGCTACACCATAATACATAACCTGTCTGGAAAAGGAAGTCACGGTTTCCACGAAGGTCATCTTTTATTTAACGAAGAGGATACACTTGTTATGGTCATATCGGTGATGCCAGAAAACCTCGTTGAAGCGGTGCTTGAGGGTATAACTCCCTTTCTAAATAAACATTCGGGTGTTGTGTTCGTAAGTAGTGTTATGGTCAGCAGGGTAGGAAAGTTCGGTGATGTACCAACAAGTGCGGGTGGAGGGAGTTGA